Genomic segment of Pseudomonadota bacterium:
GCCGCGGGGGAAAAGATCATATACATTTTTGCCGATCATCTCTTCTTTGCTTAGTCCTGTAAACACGGTATATGCATTGTTGCAGCCAAGATAAACACCCTGAGTATTTTTATAAAAGACCGGATTGGGAATGCCGTCAAGCAGCTGCTGCAGGAAATGCAGCTGATCCTGGATGGCATCAGTTGCCTGCTTATACATGGTCATGTCTCGTACTACTTCAATAGCACCGACAAGATGTCCATTGCCATCCCTAAGAGGTGCTGCCTTTGCCCATACATGGGCTCCTTTGCCTTTGAAAAGTGCCGGACAGAATGTTTCTATCACATAATTGTCATCTTCTTTGGTTATGTGGGGATATTTTTCCGCAACTTCATGCTCAGGCACCCAGAAGAGGTCCATGGTCTGCGGTCTCGCAACACCGTAAAAAGGTATGGTGTATGCATAATCTCCTTTCCCCATCATGTCTGCCGCTGGAACCCCGGTCAAGCTTTCCATGGCCCGGTTCCATACAATGATACGCTTCTCACTGTCTATTGCGAGAGTAGGGTCAGGCAAAAAGTCGATGAGCTGTGATAATCTCCTTTCCAGTGCTTCCCGTTCCTTTTCTGACTGTACCCTGTCGGTGATGTCTGTGAATGTAAAGATATATGAATAACTGGTAGTTGGAGATAGCTGGATAATGACATTAAGGATAATCCCGTCTTTTGTGACAAAGGCAGCATCAGCCCGGCCTTCGCGATAGAGCGTTTCTCCTGTTCTTTCATACTCGTCATCGCTTTCGTAAAGGATACGGGTACTCGCGCCTTTAAGTTCGTCAAAGGCATACCCCGTTATCCGGCACATGGCATCATTGACCCACTCAAATACCCTGTCACGTACCTTTCCGATTCCATTCGGCGAAGATGAGAGGATGCCATGAAGGGATTGCTCAGATTCTATGATCTTCTGCTGGGCATTTATACGTTCGGTGATGTCTCTCCATACAACATACATGATTTGTCTGCCCTGAATGGGTATGACCGTAAGTGAGACATCGGCCCAGAATTCCTCACCATCAACGGTACGGTGCTTCCACTCAAAATGATTCGACCCCTGCTTTAGCGCAATACCGATAAGTTCCTTTTCCTTCTCTGAAGATACACGTCCGTCGGGTTGCCTGGCCGGAGAAATATCAGATGGTCTGGTCCCGACAAGCTGATCTTTTCCGGTGCAATGCATAATCTTCACGGCGGCTTCGTTGCAGTCAACAAATCTTTCTCCATCGATCATAAGTATGGGGTCAACGGAATTTTCAAAGAGGAGCCGGAATTTTTCTTCACTCTCTTTGAGAAATTCTTCCGCCTTTTTGCGTGAGGTGATGTCAATTATGTAATTCAATGTGGCGCTTCTTCCCTTCCATAAAACGAAGGTTGACGAGATATCGACCCATTTTACCCTTCCTTCCGCCGTAACTATTCTGAATGGATAATTGGTTTTAACCGTTTTGCCTTCCAATCTTTTGTTGTAACGGTCCACAACCATGCCAACATCATCAGGATGAATAAAGGAAGTGAATGGTTCCGATGTAAGACGGTTTGCTGGATAACCCGTGATTTCCACCACTGCCGGGTTGGTAATCTTCATTTCACCGTCCTGAGCAATGAACACCCCTGATGACGCACTCTCAAAGAGTAGGCGATATTCTTCCTCTTTGTCCCGCAGCTCTTCCTCCCTTTCTTTCAGCCTCCGGTGTGCCTCATGGAGCTTGAATGCCATCTTTATAGAAGCGATCAGTACTGTCTCACCGGAATCCTTTACCACATATCCATAAGAGGTGATCTTTTCTGTTTTCTGAACTACTTCAGCCTGAGTATAGCTGGAAAGGAAAAGGACAGGAATGTCTCTTTCTTTGAGGATGATCTCTGCCGCCTCTGTACCGTCCATCCTTCCTTTTCCGAGGTTGACGTCCATAAGAATGAGGTCGATACCGGGGGTGGTGCGTGCAATCTCGATGGCCTTCTCCCCCCTGGGAGCGGTGATGACCTTGTATCCGTATTTCTGGAGGGTACTTTTTCCCTGCATGCAGAGGAGCGCTTCATCTTCTACCAGCAGAATGGTCGTTTGGTTTTCCTGTTCATTCATGGTGTTTTCTCCTGATCAATCGAAAAAGTGATGATAAATTCGGTACCGTTATCTCTTATTGATTCCATACTGCCGTTAATCTGCTCCAATGGGGTT
This window contains:
- a CDS encoding PAS domain S-box protein — encoded protein: MNEQENQTTILLVEDEALLCMQGKSTLQKYGYKVITAPRGEKAIEIARTTPGIDLILMDVNLGKGRMDGTEAAEIILKERDIPVLFLSSYTQAEVVQKTEKITSYGYVVKDSGETVLIASIKMAFKLHEAHRRLKEREEELRDKEEEYRLLFESASSGVFIAQDGEMKITNPAVVEITGYPANRLTSEPFTSFIHPDDVGMVVDRYNKRLEGKTVKTNYPFRIVTAEGRVKWVDISSTFVLWKGRSATLNYIIDITSRKKAEEFLKESEEKFRLLFENSVDPILMIDGERFVDCNEAAVKIMHCTGKDQLVGTRPSDISPARQPDGRVSSEKEKELIGIALKQGSNHFEWKHRTVDGEEFWADVSLTVIPIQGRQIMYVVWRDITERINAQQKIIESEQSLHGILSSSPNGIGKVRDRVFEWVNDAMCRITGYAFDELKGASTRILYESDDEYERTGETLYREGRADAAFVTKDGIILNVIIQLSPTTSYSYIFTFTDITDRVQSEKEREALERRLSQLIDFLPDPTLAIDSEKRIIVWNRAMESLTGVPAADMMGKGDYAYTIPFYGVARPQTMDLFWVPEHEVAEKYPHITKEDDNYVIETFCPALFKGKGAHVWAKAAPLRDGNGHLVGAIEVVRDMTMYKQATDAIQDQLHFLQQLLDGIPNPVFYKNTQGVYLGCNNAYTVFTGLSKEEMIGKNVYDLFPRGRADIYREAEEGLLKSPGVIDYEISITDRDGMMRHIVHNKASYVGLDGQLAGIVGVIFDITSRRQAEDALKEKEARYHSLSNMLQLMCDNVPDMIWAKDLDKRYIFANKAICRDLLNAADTDEPIGKNDMFFAERERTRHVDNPEWHTFNEICRDTDVITMDAGKQLQFDEHGNVQGKYLFLDVRKTPFIDENGTMIGTVGSARDVTAVKEMEKELKKSEEKYRSIFENAIEGIFQTTPEGQFLTVNTKLARIFGFSSQEEVMEAITDIGRQLYVNPDERDEFIRIIQEKGVVRDFELQMRRKDGSIFWSALNYRSVYDESGKLLYYEGTCEDITDRKLAEEEIQNLLSEKELLLREVHHRIKNNMGVVVSLLSLQSNTLHDPAAVAALEDSGNRVRNMMVLYDKLYRSTDFREISAKEYLTSLIDEIVINFPNRGLVTIEKQIDDVTLDAKTLSPLGMILNELLTNSMKHAFTGRENGKISVSLSFKDNHATLIIQDNGVGIPESIDITASTGFGMQLVGILTEQLEGSMKIERAMGMKFILEFAI